The Bacillota bacterium genome contains the following window.
CAATGCGCAAGGTTGTGCTTCCCACGAAGCTTACAATCCGCAAGTCGTGTAAGGCGATGACCACTACTATTCTGGGGAGGAGTGCAAGGTGCAGCTCAGAGAGGTGACTGTCAAGGCCATCCGTCCCACGCAGGAGAACTTCGCGAAGTTCGGGACGCTGATCGAGCTTCCGAAGTCTGCCCCTTCAGTATCGGCGCCCGGAGTGCTCGACTACTGGGACAAGGGCGTCAAGCTCGACGTCGGCGGCGGGAATCCTGAACTAGGCTTCCTCACCACCAGGTTCCGGCCTTTCGAGTTCACTACCGTGGAGCGTCACGTAAAGAGCGATGAAACCTTCATCCCTCTCGAAGGCAAAGCGTGTGTGTTCGCCCTGGCTCCCGCATCCGACCCTCACAAGAACCCAGACATGCCCGACCCCGATGAGGTAGTGGCCTTCATCCTGGACGGATCGGTGGCGGTCAACCTCTCGGCCGGCGTGTGGCATTGGGCTCCCTTCCCCTCGGCTGAAAACATCAACTTCGTGCTGGCGCTCAGAGACGGCACAGTGGAACACGACATCGACCTGAAGGACACCGCAGTGAACATGGGCATCACGTTCAAGGTGGTGCTGTGTCATAGCACGATTCCGGAAACTGGCCCAGATTGGAGTTGGATGCAATGGCTGAGGTCGTACTCGAGAATGTGTGTAAACGATACGGCAACAACGAAGCCGTGAAAAACGTATCGTTCAACTGCGAGGACGGCGAATTCGTGGTGCTCTTGGGTCCCTCAGGCGCCGGAAAACCTCCACTCTGAAAATGATAGCGGGGCTTGAGAAGATCACCTTCCGGCCGAGTGCTTGTGGGCAATACCGTAGTCAATAATCTTGAGCCCAGGCAGAGAGACGTGGCAATGGTGTTCGAGGACTACGCGCTCTATCCTCATATGTCCGCCTATCAGAACATCGCCTCTCCACTTCACGCTGCCGGCATAGCCGCAAGCGACATTGATAAGCGCGTTCGGGAAGTAGCCCGGATGCTCAAAATCGAAGATTTGCTGGAGAGAAGACCGGCTTACCTCAGCGGAGGTCGGCAGCAGAGAGTGTCGTTCGGCCGGGCCTTGGCCAAGAAAGCCAGTGTCTACCTTGTGGATGAACCCCTGAGCCATCTCGACGCTCAGACATGAGATGCGCGGAGAGCTCTAACGAATTCACTCACAGCTCAACGCATCTACAATATGCGTCACCCATGATTTCCGCGAAGCCCTAGCCCTCGCTGACCGGGTAGTAGTACTGAACAAAGGGGTAATACAGCAAATAGGCACTACTGACAAGGTTCATGATGAGCCGGCCAATGAATGCGTGGCTGACCTAATCGGAGAACCTCCGATGAACCTGATAGATTGCATGGTGGTTGAGGACAAGGGCCGTCTGTGCTTCAGCTTCGACAGCGTATCGGTGCCGGTTCCTCCCCATGCAAGCAAGGTCAAAGGTCTCACGCCCCCGCCCGCCCATGTCAAGCTCGGCATTCGCCTGTGGGCTCATGGCTCACAGGCGACGAAGACCTGCAGGCCGAGGTATATGTACTCGAACCTTTGGGCGGTCTCTCCATTCTCACAATCAAGCTAGGGTCCAACCGTGTGAGAATACGCGTATCTGCCGGCTTCAGTGCCCAGATCGGCGACCCAGTATGCGTCAGGATGAACCCCGACAAGATACGGGTTTTCCACGCCTCCTCAGGTCAACGCCTGGTGTGAACACTGGCCCCGGGACGGACATGATCATTCTCACTTCAAGGGAGAGCTGCCGATGGGTACTGTGCTGCTCAAGGACGTTTGGAAGAAGTACGGCCAGGTGGAGGCGGTCAAACACCTCAACCTAAAATGCGAAGAAGGCGAGTTCCTGGAACTTCTCGGCCCATCCGGGTGCGGGAAGAGCTCCACGCTCAGAATGATCGCCGGTCTTGAGAAGGTGTCCCAAGGGATAGTGCAGATCAATGGGCAGGTCGTCAATGACCTTGAGCCCAGGGACAGGGACATAGCCATGGCCTTCGAGGCCTATGCCCTGTACCACCATCTGACCGCTTATGACAACATCGCCTTCCCCCTCAAGGTGAGGCGGACGAAAGCTCAGGAAGTTGGTCGTCGTGTGCGGGAGATCTCGAAGACCCTTGATATTGAGGACGTGTTGGATAAGCTGCCCTACAATCTCAGCGGAGGCCAGCAGCAGCGCGTTTCCTTTGCCCGGGCCATGATGCGACCGGCACAGGTCTATCTGATGGATGAGCCCTTATCGCATCTCGATGTCAAACAGAGAAGTCAGCTCAGAAGCGAGCTCAAGCGCTTTCATAGTCTCAGGAAGCCTCCATCCTGTTCATCACCCATGACCAGATCGAGGCCATGGCCATGGCGGACCGCATAGCCGCGATCAACTTGGGTGGACTCCAACAGGTGGGGACGCCATACAAATGGTTCAACCGGCCTCGAAACCTCTTCTTCGCCGACTTAGTGGGCGAGCCTCCCATGAACCTATTGGACATCAAAGTGGCCAAGGCTGACGGCGGTATCGTCCTCGGGGGCTCGGGACTATCGCTCAAGGTCACCGACCCTCGTATCTGCGAGGTTGCAGCGAGTGTCATGGGCAAACCGGTCGTGCTGGGGATCCGACCCATTCACCTTCAGCTTCACACATCGTCGCCGTCCGCCAATGCCGTGCCGGGAACGGTGAGCTTGTTCGAGGACCTTGGCGACTCCGCGATAGTCGGCGTGCAAGTTAACGGTCTCTTGATCCGTGCCGAGACATCCTCCGAGAGAAGAGCTCACATAGGGGATAAGGTGTTCCTGGATTTCCCCGCTGACTGACTGCAGTTGTTCGATAAGGATTCCGGTCTAAACGTGCTCTGCTAGGGTTCGATATACCGATTGCATGA
Protein-coding sequences here:
- a CDS encoding ABC transporter ATP-binding protein, which encodes MGTVLLKDVWKKYGQVEAVKHLNLKCEEGEFLELLGPSGCGKSSTLRMIAGLEKVSQGIVQINGQVVNDLEPRDRDIAMAFEAYALYHHLTAYDNIAFPLKVRRTKAQEVGRRVREISKTLDIEDVLDKLPYNLSGGQQQRVSFARAMMRPAQVYLMDEPLSHLDVKQRSQLRSELKRFHSLRKPPSCSSPMTRSRPWPWRTA
- a CDS encoding ATP-binding cassette domain-containing protein gives rise to the protein MRRSPSGRVLVGNTVVNNLEPRQRDVAMVFEDYALYPHMSAYQNIASPLHAAGIAASDIDKRVREVARMLKIEDLLERRPAYLSGGRQQRVSFGRALAKKASVYLVDEPLSHLDAQT
- a CDS encoding ureidoglycolate lyase, whose product is MQLREVTVKAIRPTQENFAKFGTLIELPKSAPSVSAPGVLDYWDKGVKLDVGGGNPELGFLTTRFRPFEFTTVERHVKSDETFIPLEGKACVFALAPASDPHKNPDMPDPDEVVAFILDGSVAVNLSAGVWHWAPFPSAENINFVLALRDGTVEHDIDLKDTAVNMGITFKVVLCHSTIPETGPDWSWMQWLRSYSRMCVNDTATTKP
- a CDS encoding TOBE domain-containing protein, which produces MADRIAAINLGGLQQVGTPYKWFNRPRNLFFADLVGEPPMNLLDIKVAKADGGIVLGGSGLSLKVTDPRICEVAASVMGKPVVLGIRPIHLQLHTSSPSANAVPGTVSLFEDLGDSAIVGVQVNGLLIRAETSSERRAHIGDKVFLDFPAD